GCGGCAAGATATGAGCCTGTGCCAGCCACGAGCGCACGCAGACCTCCTCCAGAGCCACACATGGCAATGATTGGGACGTCCTCGGGGTGGATATCTGACTCGGGGATGTCAAGATAAGCTGCTAGTGCTTTCACCGCGTGTTGTTGCCGCTTCTTGCGGAACTCCAGCTCCTCGGGACAGAGAGTATCTCCAACACGGACCCGAGCTTCTCGCAAAATCTCCGGGTGAATGTCTGCGTCTTTAGATTCCCTCCAAATCTCGTCAGCCAAGGAGCCAGGGGACATCGAGAGCTCCCGTTGAAGCTTCTGGACCGTGTCCGGCAAATATTTGGTCCAGTCTGGGATAATGTATTGCTTAATATCAATATCCATCCATTCATTTGAACCAACCGCTTGTTTCACGTCTCCGAACTTGTGTAAGACTCTTGCCCACATAGAGTCGTCGTGGTGTGCCCCCTCGGAGTTCTTATCCGCATTGTTTCCACCCGAATCGCCCGCATTATGCCTGTTGAACGGGTAGAGAGCTCCTTGCGGAGTCGCAGTAGAAAACCTATGCTTCTGGTCTGTGGAAAGCGATTGCCTATTCAATTGATTCTGATCTCCTGTCGCATACAGCGTCCCAGTACCCACAACTAGGGTGGCAGGAAGGGCTGTCCAACGAGAACGTAGCATAGCAGTACCCATCTTGCCCTGGGTACTCCGTTGCGAGGAGGAAAAGCGAAGCACGGGCAGCATTTAATTGCTCTTGTTGCCATTCCAGTCCAGTCAATTGGGCCCTGAGCCTCTGCGATTCCATTCTCTTCTCTGCCAGGTTTCATCGATCAACGACGAATGCCACGATGACGAAATATCACGTGAGAGGTTCGTCGGAGCGGCAGACGGGCCGAAGTCGACCCTTTCGGGACTAGCGCTGGCATTGCGGAGAATGAACAGGAGGACATGATGATTATGTAGCGTTACTACTACGGGATTTCTTGCGTTATGGGGCCCAGAGCCTCCTGAATTGCATCGCTTCTATTGTTATTAACGCTTACAATGCCAGTATAATACGTCTACGCCTACCTTGAGGCATGAGGATATTTGTTGTACCTATCTTACTCTGATTGCGAGAACCGACTCGCTTGACTCGCCCGACTATGGTCGCCCCCAGGAATACGGCGTTCGCAGAGGAGAGCGCAGAGGTGGAGGTGCTATACGCCAACCTCGATAAGCTCAATGTCCTCACGAAGAAAATTCAGGGTTCGATGGTCCGTCTAGAGACGGGAGGAAATGTGGTGAAGCATGCCATTGGGCCGATCTACAGCAACACCCAGTCGCTCCAaatcaccaacaccaacatcgATAAGGTCAATGAAGCTATTGAACGTCTTCGTCAGCCGCTCGATGCAAAGGGCCGGGAAGAGGGTGTCATCCGTGACGGGTAAGTTTATACAGTTGGTACCTAGCTGGGTTGAAATCTTTGCTGACTCCTAATAAAGCCCGGAGAGCGCTGGGTTGTCGCAGTACCTTACGGCGATGAAGCGCGTGGAAAAAGCGCTTGTGGACCTTATCTCGACGAACTTGAAATCTAATCAAAAAGCGATCTCAGAATTTAATAAACTATTGAACATGGGGACTGGGAAGCTTCAAGACATGTTCCGCCGCATGCTGAGCGATCATGTTACTCCTGTCGAACCTCTACACTATTTGACCAAAGGTATGTACGATTCTTGGGCGCGCAACTGTAAATGAGTAATAGCTAACATATCTCTCTGCTTCAGAACTTCCATTCCCATCAATTCCCGAAGACATGCTCGCGGAGCTCGCCCCTGTATGTGCGGCCATCAGCTCAGCAGCGAGGCATGAATCACGGAAAAACGAAAATGACAACCCTGCATTGCAAATATATGCCGAAATTCGCGGACCGTATATCAATGCGAGCCTACAAAACCTTGCCATAGCATCGCTCAATACTGTCAAACGGAGGCCTACCGATGGTCCATACAAGCAGGGTACCAACGGAATCGGAATCTATTCAAATGCGTTGGAAGGCTTCATATATGCGGAGCATGAAAACATAGCGCAGCTTTTCACAGGAGATCAACGGGGATTGGCTCTGCAGGCAACGTGCCGCTCGGCGATGGCCGAGTATTCGAAGACGTTGCGTGAACTCAACCAGTACATCAAAGCTAATCTTATGACGGACTGTTTCCTCGCTTTTGAGATTATTGAAATCGTTACGGCCATGTCATACCGTGTGGATGCCAAGACCGGGGAACTCAAGAGCTTGTTCATCGAAGCTCTCAGGCCCGTCCGCGAAACCGCGAAATCATCCTTGTCAGAATTGCTCGAGGAGACAAAGCGCAAGGCGTCGAATCTTCCTGTTCTTCCACCCGATGGCGGAACTGTACCGCTAGTCAACGAAGTCATGAGCTCGCTCTCGACACTGACTGCCTATTCTGGGCCGCTGGCTTCCATTCTGACATCCCTTGGGGATGGGAATTGGCGCTTCGCATCGAACACGTCCGGAACAGCGCCATTAGATGTCAGCCCTGACAGCTCGACGCTTTTATCGCATTTCATCTTGGACATGATTGAGGCTCTCATGTTTTCACTTGAGACGCGGGGCCGTAACTTCCATCGCACGAAGGCTGCTCAAGGTGTTTTCCTCTCTAACGTTTTTTGTATTGTCGATCGCTTCATCCGACAGACCCCCGAGTTAGCGCGCTACCTGGGTTCACCAGACAGCATTGCGCGAGTCGATAG
This region of Aspergillus chevalieri M1 DNA, chromosome 4, nearly complete sequence genomic DNA includes:
- the EXO70 gene encoding EXO70 family protein (BUSCO:EOG092612J3;~COG:U;~EggNog:ENOG410PIGT;~InterPro:IPR016159,IPR004140;~PFAM:PF03081;~antiSMASH:Cluster_4.4;~go_component: GO:0000145 - exocyst [Evidence IEA];~go_process: GO:0006887 - exocytosis [Evidence IEA]), which translates into the protein MVAPRNTAFAEESAEVEVLYANLDKLNVLTKKIQGSMVRLETGGNVVKHAIGPIYSNTQSLQITNTNIDKVNEAIERLRQPLDAKGREEGVIRDGPESAGLSQYLTAMKRVEKALVDLISTNLKSNQKAISEFNKLLNMGTGKLQDMFRRMLSDHVTPVEPLHYLTKELPFPSIPEDMLAELAPVCAAISSAARHESRKNENDNPALQIYAEIRGPYINASLQNLAIASLNTVKRRPTDGPYKQGTNGIGIYSNALEGFIYAEHENIAQLFTGDQRGLALQATCRSAMAEYSKTLRELNQYIKANLMTDCFLAFEIIEIVTAMSYRVDAKTGELKSLFIEALRPVRETAKSSLSELLEETKRKASNLPVLPPDGGTVPLVNEVMSSLSTLTAYSGPLASILTSLGDGNWRFASNTSGTAPLDVSPDSSTLLSHFILDMIEALMFSLETRGRNFHRTKAAQGVFLSNVFCIVDRFIRQTPELARYLGSPDSIARVDSFRKRATSTYLDAWKETSHFLLDVQYTSRGAGSSARPTSSGAVDSAAILKSLHSKDKDAIKDKFKSFNASFDELVSRHKSLYMEREVRSVLAREVQAVLEPLYARFWDRYHEVDKGRGKYVKYDKTSLSAQLAALA